The Xenorhabdus poinarii G6 nucleotide sequence ATTAACTGATTGAGCATGGCACGTGAATTTTGGGGTGATACCATTAAATTATTGAAGGTAACTGGCCGATAGGGGTTTTCAATAAAGTTAAACACCCGGCGAACTTCATTGGTAATGTCAGGGTTGGCCGTCAGTAAAGAATAATCGGTATAAAGGCGTGCGGTTTTTTCATTGAAATTGCCCGTACCGATATGGGCGTAACGAATGATCTTTTCGCCTTCGAGTCGAGAAATGATGAATAGCTTGGCGTGAATTTTCAGGCCGGGCGCGGAGAAAATGACATGCACGCCCGCTTGAGTGAGGCGTTTCGCCCAATGAATATTCGCTTCTTCATCAAAACGAGCCTGCAATTCCACCACGACGGTGACTTTTTTGCCGTTGTGTGCGGCGTGGATCATGGAATCAATAATGCGTGAATCTTTTGCGACCCGATAGATATTAATCTTGATCGAAAGCACACTGGGATCGAAAGAGGCCTGACGCAGCAATTCCAGCACATGTTCAAAGGTGTGGTAAGGATAATAAAGCAAGACATCTCTTTCACGGATCGCGTCGAATCCGTTGCGGAAATGGTCAAACCAGGGATGGCGCAATCGTGGTATCGGTTTGTTCAGAAGATTGCGGTTTCCTTCATTGGGGAATTTGATGAAGTCCCTGAAGTTATGATAGCGCCCCCCGGCGATGACCGAGTCATCATTGGATAACCCAAGTTTACTGCGTAATAGCTCCACCATTTCATCAGGCATATCACGCTGATAAACAAACCGTACCGGTTCCGCCGTCAGCCGTTGCTTTAAAGTCGAAGACATGAGCTCCAGCAGGCTGGATTCCATCTCTGTTGCCAGGTCATATTCGGAATCGCGTGTCATTTTCATCGAGTAGACGTTCAACGTATCGTAATCGAAGAACCCTTTGAAAATCTCATCCAGCGTATAACGCAGAATATTATCGATTAATATCATTGATTTGCGTTTTTTGGGCATCTCCGGGGGGAGATTGACGAAACGCGGGACTTTATCGGATGGGATCTCTAACAACGCGTATTGGGTTGCTTGCCCCCGAATAATTTCAACGGCCAGATAGGTATAATCATCTTTTAAAAATTCAACCAAATTGGTTTCTGAATTGATGACAATCGGGGTGATATGTGGCCGTAAATGCTGGCGAAAATATTGCCGTAGCCAGATTT carries:
- the ppk1 gene encoding polyphosphate kinase 1, translating into MSHDRLYTEKELSWLSFNERVLQEAADKSNPLIERMRFLGIYSNNLDEFYKVRFADVKRRILISEEQGYATNARHLLKKIQAKVARIDQEFDALYNDLLLEMARNQIFLINERQISPNQQIWLRQYFRQHLRPHITPIVINSETNLVEFLKDDYTYLAVEIIRGQATQYALLEIPSDKVPRFVNLPPEMPKKRKSMILIDNILRYTLDEIFKGFFDYDTLNVYSMKMTRDSEYDLATEMESSLLELMSSTLKQRLTAEPVRFVYQRDMPDEMVELLRSKLGLSNDDSVIAGGRYHNFRDFIKFPNEGNRNLLNKPIPRLRHPWFDHFRNGFDAIRERDVLLYYPYHTFEHVLELLRQASFDPSVLSIKINIYRVAKDSRIIDSMIHAAHNGKKVTVVVELQARFDEEANIHWAKRLTQAGVHVIFSAPGLKIHAKLFIISRLEGEKIIRYAHIGTGNFNEKTARLYTDYSLLTANPDITNEVRRVFNFIENPYRPVTFNNLMVSPQNSRAMLNQLITQEIAHAQAGELAGITLKVNNLVDKELVDRLYDASEAGVKIRILVRGMCSLVPGQSGFSENIQVTSIVDRFLEHDRVYVFTNKGNAQVFLSSADWMTRNIDHRIEVAVCLLDPMLRQNVLDILELQFSDTVKARYIDKELSNRYVPRGNKRKIRAQLAVYDYLKNLEQPESRA